NNNNNNNNNNNNNNNNNNNNNNNNNNNNNNNNNNNNNNNNNNNNNNNNNNNNNNNNNNNNNNNNNNNNNNNNNNNNNNNNNNNNNNNNNNNNNNNNNNNNNNNNNNNNNNNNNNNNNNNNNNNNNNNNNNNNNNNNNNNNNNNNNNNNNNNNNNNNNNNNNNNNNNNNNNNNNNNNNNNNNNNNNNNNNNNNNNNNNNNNNNNNNNNNNNNNNNNNNNNNNNNNNNNNNNNNNNNNNNNNNNNNNNNNNNNNNNNNNNNNNNNNNNNNNNNNNNNNNNNNNNNNNNNNNNNNNNNNNNNNNNNNNNNNNNNNNNNNNNNNNNNNNNNNNNNNNNNNNNNNNNNNNNNNNNNNNNNNNNNNNNNNNNNNNNNNNNNNNNNNNNNNNNNNNNNNNNNNNNNNNNNNNNNNNNNNNNNNNNNNNNNNNNNNNNNNNNNNNNNNNNNNNNNNNNNNNNNNNNNNNNNNNNNNNNNNNNNNNNNNNNNNNNNNNNNNNNNNNNNNNNNNNNNNNNNNNNNNNNNNNNNNNNNNNNNNNNNNNNNNNNNNNNNNNNNNNNNNNNNNNNNNNNNNNNNNNNNNNNNNNNNNNNNNNNNNNNNNNNNNNNNNNNNNNNNNNNNNNNNNNNNNNNNNNNNNNNNNNNNNNNNNNNNNNNNNNNNNNNNNNNNNNNNNNNNNNNNNNNNNNNNNNNNNNNNNNNNNNNNNNNNNNNNNNNNNNNNNNNNNNNNNNNNNNNNNNNNNNNNNNNNNNNNNNNNNNNNNNNNNNNNNNNNNNNNNNNNNNNNNNNNNNNNNNNNNNNNNNNNNNNNNNNNNNNNNNNNNNNNNNNNNNNNNNNNNNNNNNNNNNNNNNNNNNNNNNNNNNNNNNNNNNNNNNNNNNNNNNNNNNNNNNNNNNNNNNNNNNNNNNNNNNNNNNNNNNNNNNNNNNNNNNNNNNNNNNNNNNNNNNNNNNNNNNNNNNNNNNNNNNNNNNNNNNNNNNNNNNNNNNNNNNNNNNNNNNNNNNNNNNNNNNNNNNNNNNNNNNNNNNNNNNNNNNNNNNNNNNNNNNNNNNNNNNNNNNNNNNNNNNNNNNNNNNNNNNNNNNNNNNNNNNNNNNNNNNNNNNNNNNNNNNNNNNNNNNNNNNNNNNNNNNNNNNNNNNNNNNNNNNNNNNNNNNNNNNNNNNNNNNNNNNNNNNNNNNNNNNNNNNNNNNNNNNNNNNNNNNNNNNNNNNNNNNNNNNNNNNNNNNNNNNNNNNNNNNNNNNNNNNNNNNNNNNNNNNNNNNNNNNNNNNNNNNNNNNNNNNNNNNNNNNNNNNNNNNNNNNNNNNNNNNNNNNNNNNNNNNNNNNNNNNNNNNNNNNNNNNNNNNNNNNNNNNNNNNNNNNNNNNNNNNNNNNNNNNNNNNNNNNNNNNNNNNNNNNNNNNNNNNNNNNNNNNNNNNNNNNNNNNNNNNNNNNNNNNNNNNNNNNNNNNNNNNNNNNNNNNNNNNNNNNNNNNNNNNNNNNNNNNNNNNNNNNNNNNNNNNNNNNNNNNNNNNNNNNNNNNNNNNNNNNNNNNNNNNNNNNNNNNNNNNNNNNNNNNNNNNNNNNNNNNNNNNNNNNNNNNNNNNNNNNNNNNNNNNNNNNNNNNNNNNNNNNNNNNNNNNNNNNNNNNNNNNNNNNNNNNNNNNNNNNNNNNNNNNNNNNNNNNNNNNNNNNNNNNNNNNNNNNNNNNNNNNNNNNNNNNNNNNNNNNNNNNNNNNNNNNNNNNNNNNNNNNNNNNNNNNNNNNNNNNNNNNNNNNNNNNNNNNNNNNNNNNNNNNNNNNNNNNNNNNNNNNNNNNNNNNNNNNNNNNNNNNNNNNNNNNNNNNNNNNNNNNNNNNNNNNNNNNNNNNNNNNNNNNNNNNNNNNNNNNNNNNNNNNNNNNNNNNNNNNNNNNNNNNNNNNNNNNNNNNNNNNNNNNNNNNNNNNNNNNNNNNNNNNNNNNNNNNNNNNNNNNNNNNNNNNNNNNNNNNNNNNNNNNNNNNNNNNNNNNNNNNNNNNNNNNNNNNNNNNNNNNNNNNNNNNNNNNNNNNNNNNNNNNNNNNNGGGTTGGGGGCTGCCGGTGACCCCGTTGTTGTTGGGGGGCCGTAACCAGGCGAGCCGGGTTGGGGGGGTCTCGGGATgtgtttgttcttcttcttGGGCAGCTTCTGCTTGGCCATGGCCAAGGAATAATACATGCCAAAGTTATTGACGATAACGGGGACGGGCATGGCGATAGTGAGGACCCCCGCCAGGGCACACAGAGCCCCCACCAACATCCCAGACCAAGTCATAGGGTACATATCCCCATAGCCCAGCGTCGTCATCGTCACCACGGCCCACCAGAACCCGATGGGGATGTTCTTAAAGTGAGTCGGGTCGCTCCCGCTGGTGTCAGACGGTCTCGGCTCCGATCCGCTCGGCGTAATAGATCATGGTGGCAAAGATAAGGACTCCCAAAGCCAAGAAGATGACGAGCAATAGGAACTCATTGGTGGACGCCCTTAAGGTGTGACCCAAAACCCTCAACCCTACAAAGTGTCGGGTCAGTTTAAAGATACGAAGGATGCGAACGAAACGAACGACGCGGAGAAAACCCAAAACGTCTTTGGCTGCTTTGGAGGATAAACCGCGTAAACCCACCTCGAGGTAAAAGGGTAAAATGGCCACGAAGTCGATGATGTTCAAACTGCTCTTGATAAAATCCCTTTTATCGGGGCAAAAACTGACCCGCATCAGGAACTCGAAGGTGAACCAAACCACGCACGTCCCTTCTACGTAGGTTAGGAATGGTTCCGTCTCCACCTCCACTACGGCAACGGGGGACGCGGTGCCATTACCCACCGGGATCGACTCGGTTTTGTTGATGACCCGGTTAAAGGCCTCGTGGGTCTCCAGGCAGAAGGTGGTGATGGagatgaggatgaagaagagGGAGGCGAAGGCTACGTACTGCGGAGAGAAAGATGGGGGTCACGGGGGGAAGAGATGGGGGTCAAGGGGGGGAAGGAGATGGGGGTCAAGGGGGGAAGGAGACCCTCCCAacatgggttgggttggatcACAAGGGTTGGGTGAGACCCCAAGGGGATGGGTTGGAACCCAAGGGGATGGATTGGAGCCCAAAGGTTGGATCCcaaggggatgggatggagctcAAGAGGATGGGTTGGATCCcatggggatgggttggaacCCAAGGGTTGGAGCCCAAGGGATTGGGTTGGATCGGAACCCAAGGGGATGGGTTGGATCACAAGGGTTGGGTTGAAACCCAAGGGATGGGTTGGAGCCCAAGGGTTGGGTTGGAACCCAAGGGTTGGAGCCCAAGGGATTGGGTTGGATCAGAACCCAAGGGGATGGGTTGGATCACAAGGGTTGGGTGAGACCCcaaggggatgggatggagcccAAGAGTTGGGATGGATCACAAAGGTTGATTGGATCCcaaggggatgggatggagcccAAGGGGATGGGTTGGATCACAAAGGTTGGGATGGGAAGCATGGAAGGGGATTGAGAAGAGTGGAGGAAGATGATGGAGATGGGGAAGAATAAGGAGATGAAGGCCACGAACAGTGGGGTGAAAACTTGGGGGGCTGGGGTCAGGGAAGGGGGCCCTGAAGAccctccccacacccccccaCCCTTGGTTGGACCCCAATAGTTGGGTTGAACCCCCAGAGTTGGATTGGGGACCATAGAAGGAGATTGGGGACCACatagatggggggggggaaggaaagggacGTGAAGTGCTGTGGGGTGAGAgttggtgtgtgtgggggggtatGGgatcccaaccccccccccaatagtTGGACCCCAATAATTGTTATAGGGGAGcacaaacagaagcaacaaacacgggggaaggggaggaatgAAGGATGAAGAGCACAGACCTCAATGGGGCAGCACACAGGCAaagcttgggggggggggggtccagttggggctggggggggggagctgggAGACAGGTTGGTGGGCCCCCCTGAACCCCAATTGCTGGTCACcccatggggatggatggagaggaCAGGCGGATGAGATGAGGAGGGAGGAGATGAAGGCCGACGTGCTGGcggggagaggaaaaggggttaattgggggggggtccgCATATTCCCATCCCTGCCCCTGGGATGCCCCCCTCCTCGCCCCACAGATGTGCTGGACCCCATTAagatgaaggggggggggggggagcacaATGAAGgtgatgggaatgggggggggggaaccccATTTGtgcgggggggtgggggagatgAGGGGGGCATGGAGCCCCCAATTAGATTGGCTTTTGGGACCCCATAAtctaatggggggggggcaggaggagatggagatggggggggggggaaaaaaaagaataggggagatgggggggggggcacagagatTTTGGGGGGGCACaagggggaatggggggggggacggACAGCAAGGGAGCAacaattgggggggggggggccaaGGGACATAGACCAGattgggctgggggggggggggcacaaggGATAATAGAGTGGGGGGCAACACATGAGGGACATAGAATAAAcgtgtggggggggggcacgcaatgtggggtggggggggtatAATGTTAGATAGAAGTGGGGTTGGTGGAGTCACTGGGAAATTTTACTGGTATTAGTAACACCGGTGAGActtttatggggggggggtggggtcctggggggggggcttcGGTCTTTCACACGGGAGATGGTGGGGGGATGGTAGGGTGCTTCCAGGTTTTTCTGGTGTGATGTTTCCTTGGAGGGTGGGGGGCACATTATTATATTATAGTGAGTGAGGGTACTTTGGGCGACTACTGTATGGGGGGGGATTAGGCAgtgcgggggggggggcaagCAGATGCAAGCAGGCagggggggaagaagggaagaggcGTCGGGGGCTTTCTGGGGTGGGCGTGTCCGCGCGgtgtggtggtgggggggttgCTACTGCAAGTTGCGTGGTCTTGGCTCTCTCCTCCCCCCTTCTCCATCCCCTCTCCCCCCGCCCCATTGCGCGCACAATCAGGCCAGCTCCGTTTCTCCAGCACTGGTTAAGCGGGGGGGGCGAACAGAtccatccccccccctccttatTATTTCCGCCACTCTGTGGGGCCCGGTttccactcccccccccccctctccatCTGCCCCCCAGACCAACCCGCATCTCCGCAAGTTTGTCTCATTGCCCCCCCACCTGGCGTTTTGGCCGGGGAGGGCGCAGTGTCTCCCCTTCACCCCAATTCCTTTACAGATCACCCCTCCCCCCATCCATCCTATTATTCTCAGCCCCCCATCCCTTTAATCGCATCCCCCTGCCCGCATCCTTTAGATCCCAGTCCCCCCCTTAGAATCTAACACGCCCCCCCCCAAACAAGgtctccttgctttttttttagcCGCCCTCCCATCCTCAATTGCATACACAAGATCCTTAACCATTCAGACCCCCCATATAGAAAGCCCCCCAACATCCCCTCAGAGACCCGTATGATTGTCCCCCCCAATCCTGCCCGTCCCCTTAGAATGCCTTTCATAGCTCCCCCCATTACAAAGACCCTCATAGATCCCCCGCAaaacccataagacccccccATCCGGTCCGACCAATGAAAggccttccttcctccctccccaaaaCAAAGaccctatggaccccccccaaaGCCCTATCAGACCCCTTGAACCACCATACTCCTAAAGACCCGCAGATCCCCCCCAAAGTGCTTCTCCAGACCCCTCAACCCCTAAGACCCCTAGAGCCCCCAATTTCCCCCAACAGACCCGCTAAAGACCCTCAGCCCAACCCGCCCTTCCATgacccccaaagacccccagAGTGCCCTTCCATGAGCCCCCCCGAGAGAGTCCCCCCCGCGCCTTAACGGACCCCAGGGTTTCACgagcccccccccaaaacctTCAAGCTTCCTTATGGGCACGCTGAAGAACTTCACACCCCAACGCGCCCCCAAGGACCCCCTGAAATCACCGCCATACACCAAATAGAATCCTTCAGTAACTTTCCCACGTCCTTCAAAGAGACTCTGAGTTCCCGCAACCCCCAACCGCCCCCAAAGACTCCTCAAGCCCCCAATCCCTCCCCAAACTCTTTAACCCCTCTCACTAAGCCCCTCTTCAAACcgctcttattttattatgacGTTTTGTCTGCCAGTAGCTTCCAAAAGACCCTTTGTAAACGGCCTCTCCATCTCCGTCAGACGCCTTCAATTTTCACGCTTGGTCGTggatgaaacaaaaagagaatgCTGAAGCAAGAGAAAGCGAATGAACTTTGCGGGGCTGTGTCCTCTAGAGTATACGTGCTGGCGCTTCGAGCGGCCCTCGGCCAAGCCGCGCTGTTCGGCTTGGTAACGGCCCCGGTGCCCGGCGAGGGACGCCCTCAGGAGTTGCCCCCCAATAGCCCGCCCAACAGACGTTGCCTTCAGACACTTTTAACGCCTGCCCATATCCCCTTCAGAGTCTCGGGTCGTCTCTTGTCGAAAACCCTAAACCCCCCTCCAGACCCTTTAGCCAGTCGCCGTGGCGGCGTTCGCATCGCCGGCCTTTCAGACTCTGTGCGCGCGTGCTCCAAAGGATGCGTGTTGGGTGGCTATTCGCGCCGGCGGTGATGTCTTGGTGTTTGGGGGTTCAATGCCTTCGCTTGTTTCCGCCCTGCAAGAGTGGGGTGTGCCTATTGTCCGTCCTAGTTCCTCTCAAATCCCCTTCCCCTCAGACCTTTTACCCCCCAACCCGCCTTCAGAGACCCTTCAAACCCCTATAGCCCGCCTCGACCCCCCAAACCGTCTGCGACCCTGTGTGTACgccagcccccccccccttttttccaGACCCGTTCAATCCTCCCTAAAGCCCCCTCACGTAGCCGCCCAACGCCCCTTCAACCTTGCCAAGGACCGCGTCAGGGCCCTCCATAGACCCCTTCAGTACCCTTTAACGCCTTCAGACCTCTAAAGACCGCTCAGAGCTCCTTCAACCCCCACCCCCCGAGAACCTTTACCCCCCAACCTCCCCCAATCCCACTTCAGACTCATGTTCAACACGCTGGCGCCCCTATCAAGACCGCCTAACGCCCCAACCCTTTTCCAAGTCTAGATTCTCAACCCCCAAAGCCCTCCCAGATTCCCCACGCCAGCCCAGAACCCCCCTCCAAACCCAAATCCCCCCCAGAGGTACCTTTAACTCCCCCAATCCCCTTCAGTCCCTTCAACCCCCCCAAGAGCCCCGTATTCCCCCTATTCTTCACCGAATCCCTTCACCCTTAATAAACCTGCCTCCCAAAGACCCCCATTCCGCCTTCAGTACCCTTTGCAAGCCCCTATAAATCCGCCTCACAGCCCCCAACCCCTTCCAAGGCCGCCTTCAGCAGCCCCAACCCTCCAATGTCCCATTCGATCTTCCCACCCCACTAAGCCCCTTAAATCCCCTTACCTGGCCCCCGAATCCTCCTCCAGAGCTTGTTAAACCTCTCTTTGCAGACCCCTCAGAGCCCCCAAGACGCCCTCGAAACCTCTTGTTAACCCCCTTCAGTACGCCTCATAAAGACCCCCTGTCGTGAGTCGGCCACCTTCAACCCCTCCACTGCCCTTAACCATTCAATCACTCCCCTAAAGCCCCTCAGACCCCATCCCCAAATCCCTACCACTCACCCAACCCACCTCAGACCTTTTCCCCCCGATCTCTTTCAGACCCCCAAAGCCCTTATTTCCCCTATTCCCCAATCCCCTTCCTCCCCATTACTGACTCTGCCCTCTCCAAATCCTCCAAACCTTTTACCCCCCCAGTTCCCTTCCAGACCCTTTTAACTCCTTCAACCCCCTAAAGCCACTCAGTACCCCCCAAACGCCTCCGAGTTTACCCCCAACCCCCCGATTCCCTTCAGACCCAAGCCCTATTCCCGCCCTATTCTCCCAATCCCTTTCCCGCCCCTCAAAGCCACTATCCCCCTATTATCTCCTCATAATCCCTTCCCCCCCCAGCCTTTACCCCAATCCCTTCAACCCTTCAACACCCCCCAGGACGCCTCAGAGCCCACCACACTCCCCCAAAGACCCCTTGCCAGAACTTAACCCCCTTCAACCCCAAAAAACCTTCAGACCCCCCCATCGCCTCCAGACGCTTTTTAACTCCCGATCCCTTGAGACCCCAgacacccccaaatcccctttcccccccaaGCCTATTCCTCAATCCCTTCCCCTTACCTGCCCTCTCGCCC
This is a stretch of genomic DNA from Coturnix japonica isolate 7356 unplaced genomic scaffold, Coturnix japonica 2.1 chrUnrandom814, whole genome shotgun sequence. It encodes these proteins:
- the LOC107307726 gene encoding LOW QUALITY PROTEIN: potassium voltage-gated channel subfamily C member 1-like (The sequence of the model RefSeq protein was modified relative to this genomic sequence to represent the inferred CDS: deleted 1 base in 1 codon) translates to MGWQAERDKVVINVGGVRHETYRSTLQTLPGTRLACLAEPGAASRFDYDSVAGEFFFDRHPGVFAYVLNYYRTGKLHCPADVCGPLFEEELAFWGIDETDVEPCCWMTYRQHRDAEEALDSFESPETNDGGDGGNGDGNGTELKRLCLDEGRPGGWWRRWRPRVWALFEDPYSSRMARYVAFASLFFILISITTFCLETHEAFNRVINKTESIPVGNGTASPVAVVEVETEPFLTYVEGTCVVWFTFEFLMRVSFCPDKRDFIKSSLNIIDFVAILPFYLEVGLRGLSSKAAKDVLGFLRVVRFVRILRIFKLTRHFVGLRVLGHTLRASTNEFLLLVIFLALGVLIFATMIYYAERIGAETSDTSGSDPTHFKNIPIGFWWAVVTMTTLGYGDMYPMTWSGMLVGALCALAGVLTIAMPVPVIVNNFGMYYSLAMAKQKLPKKKNKHIPRPPQPGSPGYGPPTTTGSPAAPN